From Chryseobacterium camelliae:
AACCTGTCTGTCTATCCCGAACAAAGTACAGGCAAACTTTATTGTTTGTTATTCTTTTTCTTTAAAATGGTCGATTGTTCGGGAGGTAAGTTTTTTCTGATGTCGATTTTATACTCTTGTTCGGCAATATCAATCATCATATCAAAGATGATGGCTTTGTTATCGGCTACAAAAGCTTGCCTTTCCAAAAGAGCTTTTTGCTTTTCTAATAATTTAACTTGAGCTTCAAGTTCCATTATTTTTTGTTCGGGTGACTTTGGCATATTAGATGGGTTTTGATTCTCCCAATCAAAGTTACCGAATTTCCTAAGCCATTCTACAACTGTTTTCCTACTTTGAACACCATAAGTCCTGGTTGCTTCAGAAATAGAAAGCCCGCCTGTTTCTATTTCTTGGACTATTTGAAGCTTTAAAGACACCGAATAGTCTTTTTGGGTTCGCTTCAAATAGCGATTTTCTTGATTGTTTTCCATAAAAATAAAAATTTGTGTATCGCTATTTCAGGACAGGACACTTGAATAATAAAAAAGCGTTTGTTTATTTTGTCCATTACTTTTTCTATTGAAATTCGACTATGATCAATCAATACAGTAAAATAATATCCGTAAGTAGTGATCAGAAAATTAGCTCATATTTTCAGTATTGGTTTTAAATCTTTAGGTAGTTAAATTGTATGGAGGCACAGTCTGCGGTCTGTACCTTATTTCATGCCAAATAGGCAAGAATGCTATCCTGAAGATTTATGTATTATTTATTGAAAATATAGAACGCTGTAATTGGTTTATCAGTGTTGTCAGCCATTTAAAAAAAATACATGCCGCCATACATCTGAATTTTGTAATTAG
This genomic window contains:
- a CDS encoding transposase, with product MENNQENRYLKRTQKDYSVSLKLQIVQEIETGGLSISEATRTYGVQSRKTVVEWLRKFGNFDWENQNPSNMPKSPEQKIMELEAQVKLLEKQKALLERQAFVADNKAIIFDMMIDIAEQEYKIDIRKNLPPEQSTILKKKNNKQ